The following proteins come from a genomic window of Pseudomonas putida:
- the radC gene encoding DNA repair protein RadC — MNIREWPAEERPREKLLQRGAGSLTDAELLAVFLGSGVRGRNVVELSRGLLVKFGSLRRLLEADREAFVGELGLGPVRYSQLQALLEIGRRHLATSIERESAMDSPAAVRRYLKAMLRHEASEVFGCLFLDTKHRPLAFEILFRGTIDRASVYPREVVRRALVHNAAALILCHNHPSGISEPSQDDVHLTLSLKRGLALIDVRVLDHIIIGDGEPLSMVEHGWIVA; from the coding sequence ATGAATATCAGGGAGTGGCCGGCGGAAGAACGGCCGAGGGAGAAGTTGTTGCAGCGTGGGGCAGGGAGCCTGACAGATGCGGAGCTGCTGGCCGTTTTTCTCGGCTCAGGCGTACGTGGGCGTAATGTCGTGGAGCTTTCGCGAGGCTTGTTGGTGAAGTTCGGAAGCTTGCGCCGGTTGCTGGAGGCCGACCGCGAGGCCTTCGTCGGCGAGCTTGGGTTGGGCCCGGTGAGGTACAGCCAACTGCAGGCACTGCTTGAGATTGGCCGCAGGCACCTTGCAACGTCGATTGAGCGGGAGTCTGCCATGGACAGCCCGGCAGCGGTGCGACGCTACTTGAAAGCCATGCTCAGGCATGAGGCCAGCGAGGTGTTCGGGTGTCTGTTTCTCGATACCAAGCACCGGCCACTGGCATTTGAGATCCTGTTCAGGGGCACGATAGATCGGGCGAGTGTCTATCCGAGAGAGGTGGTGCGGCGGGCGTTGGTGCACAACGCTGCGGCATTGATCCTGTGCCACAACCACCCTTCAGGGATCAGTGAACCGAGTCAGGACGATGTGCATTTGACCCTGTCGTTGAAGCGGGGGCTGGCGTTGATCGATGTGCGGGTGCTGGAT
- the coaBC gene encoding bifunctional phosphopantothenoylcysteine decarboxylase/phosphopantothenate--cysteine ligase CoaBC: protein MQRLYRKRIVLGVGGGIAAYKSAELIRRLLEHGAQVRVVMTRGGAEFITPLTLQALSGHPVHMDLLDPAAEAAMGHIELAKWADLVLIAPATADLMARMAQGMADDLLTTLVLATDATVAVAPAMNQAMWRDPATQANLELLKSRGIQVFGPASGSQACGDVGLGRMLEATDLAWCAAESFKRQALTGKHVLITAGPTQENIDPVRYITNHSSGKMGFALAEAAAEAGARVTLVTGPVHLPTPDRVSRIDVVSARDMLAACEAAMPCDLFIASAAVADYRPEVVATQKLKKDPTTGDGMLLQMVRNPDILATIAGRADRPFSVGFAAETEHLLDYATRKLKDKNLDLIVANDVANPSIGFNSEENALTVIDRQQHQTLFAQTSKGKIARQLVAFIAERLNQVQ from the coding sequence ATGCAGCGGCTGTATCGCAAGCGCATCGTTCTCGGCGTGGGTGGCGGCATTGCCGCCTACAAAAGCGCCGAGCTGATTCGCCGTCTCCTGGAGCACGGCGCGCAGGTGCGCGTCGTCATGACCCGCGGTGGTGCCGAATTCATCACCCCGCTGACCCTGCAGGCGCTGTCGGGCCACCCGGTTCACATGGACCTGCTCGACCCGGCCGCCGAAGCAGCCATGGGCCATATCGAACTGGCCAAGTGGGCGGACCTGGTGCTGATCGCGCCAGCCACCGCCGACCTCATGGCACGCATGGCCCAGGGCATGGCAGACGACCTGCTGACCACGCTGGTGCTGGCCACTGACGCCACCGTCGCGGTGGCACCGGCGATGAACCAGGCCATGTGGCGTGACCCGGCCACCCAGGCCAACCTCGAGCTGCTTAAAAGCCGTGGCATTCAGGTGTTCGGCCCGGCATCCGGCAGCCAGGCCTGTGGCGACGTCGGCCTGGGGCGCATGCTCGAAGCCACCGACCTGGCCTGGTGCGCAGCGGAAAGCTTCAAGCGCCAGGCACTGACCGGCAAGCACGTGCTGATCACCGCCGGGCCGACCCAGGAAAACATCGACCCGGTGCGCTACATCACCAATCATAGCTCCGGCAAGATGGGCTTCGCCCTGGCCGAAGCGGCCGCCGAAGCAGGGGCTCGGGTGACCCTCGTCACGGGTCCGGTGCACTTGCCAACCCCTGACCGGGTCAGCCGCATCGACGTCGTCAGCGCGCGGGACATGCTCGCGGCCTGTGAAGCGGCCATGCCGTGCGACCTGTTCATTGCCTCGGCAGCGGTTGCGGACTACCGCCCCGAAGTGGTTGCCACACAAAAACTGAAGAAAGATCCTACGACCGGCGACGGCATGCTGCTGCAGATGGTGCGCAATCCCGATATCCTTGCCACCATTGCTGGCCGCGCCGACCGCCCATTCAGCGTCGGCTTTGCCGCCGAAACCGAGCACCTGCTCGATTACGCCACGCGCAAGCTCAAGGACAAGAACCTCGACCTGATCGTCGCCAATGATGTGGCCAACCCCAGCATCGGCTTCAACAGCGAAGAAAACGCCTTGACCGTGATCGACCGCCAGCAGCACCAGACTCTCTTCGCGCAGACCAGCAAGGGCAAGATCGCCCGGCAACTGGTCGCCTTCATCGCCGAACGGCTCAACCAGGTTCAATAA
- a CDS encoding dUTP diphosphatase translates to MHALQAKILDPRLGSEFPLPAYATPGSAGLDLRALLKEDTILEPGQTILIPTGLSIYIGDPGLAAVILPRSGLGHKHGIVLGNLVGLIDSDYQGELMVSCWNRGNTPFTIAVGERIAQLVLVPVVQAHFDIVEAFDESQRGAGGFGHSGSH, encoded by the coding sequence ATGCACGCTCTTCAAGCCAAGATCCTCGACCCACGCCTGGGCAGCGAATTCCCGCTACCCGCGTACGCCACCCCCGGCTCCGCCGGCCTCGACCTGCGCGCCCTGCTCAAGGAAGACACCATCCTCGAACCGGGCCAGACCATCCTGATTCCTACCGGCCTGTCGATCTACATCGGCGACCCGGGCCTGGCGGCAGTCATCCTGCCGCGCTCAGGCCTGGGCCATAAGCACGGCATCGTGCTGGGCAACCTGGTCGGCCTGATCGATTCGGACTACCAGGGCGAGCTGATGGTGTCGTGCTGGAACCGCGGCAACACGCCGTTCACCATCGCGGTTGGCGAGCGCATCGCCCAGCTGGTGCTGGTACCGGTGGTACAGGCTCACTTCGACATCGTCGAAGCGTTCGACGAAAGCCAGCGTGGCGCTGGCGGCTTCGGTCACTCCGGCAGCCACTGA
- a CDS encoding phosphomannomutase/phosphoglucomutase: MNDMAHLVPAALPDSIFRAYDIRGVVGKTLHAETAYWIGRAIGAQSLAQGEPQVSVGRDGRLSGPMLVEQLIKGLVDAGCHVSDVGLVPTPALYYAANVLAGKSGVMLTGSHNPSDYNGFKIVIAGDTLANEQIQALLTRLKTNDLTLAQGRVEKVEILDRYFQQIVGDVKLAKKLKVVVDCGNGAAGVIAPQLIEALGCEVIPLFCEVDGNFPNHHPDPGKPENLEDLIAKVKKTGADIGLAFDGDGDRVGVVTNTGSIVYPDRLLMLFAQDVLSRNPGAEIIFDVKCTRRLTPLIEQHGGRALMWKTGHSLIKKKMKQTGSLLAGEMSGHIFIKERWYGFDDGIYSAARLLEILSKTEQSAENLFAAFPNDISTPEINIDVTDEGKFSIIDALQRDADWGEANLTTIDGVRVDYAHGWGLVRASNTTPVLVLRFEADSDAELQRIKDVFRTQLLRVEPELQLPF, encoded by the coding sequence ATGAACGACATGGCCCACCTGGTCCCCGCCGCATTGCCCGACAGCATTTTCCGCGCTTATGACATACGCGGCGTGGTCGGCAAGACCCTTCACGCCGAAACCGCCTACTGGATCGGCCGCGCCATCGGCGCGCAAAGCCTGGCCCAGGGCGAACCGCAGGTTTCGGTAGGGCGCGATGGCCGCCTGTCAGGCCCGATGCTGGTGGAACAGCTGATCAAAGGCCTGGTCGATGCGGGCTGCCATGTCAGCGACGTCGGCCTGGTGCCCACCCCGGCGCTGTACTACGCCGCCAACGTGCTGGCCGGCAAGTCTGGTGTGATGCTGACCGGCAGCCATAACCCGTCGGACTACAACGGCTTCAAGATCGTCATCGCCGGTGACACCCTGGCCAACGAACAGATCCAGGCCCTGCTGACCCGCCTGAAAACCAACGACCTGACGCTGGCCCAGGGCCGCGTGGAAAAGGTCGAGATCCTCGACCGCTACTTCCAGCAGATCGTCGGCGACGTGAAGCTGGCGAAAAAGCTCAAGGTGGTGGTGGACTGCGGCAACGGCGCCGCCGGTGTGATTGCACCGCAATTGATCGAAGCCCTGGGCTGCGAGGTGATCCCGCTGTTCTGCGAGGTCGACGGCAACTTCCCCAACCACCACCCGGACCCGGGCAAGCCAGAGAACCTCGAAGACCTGATCGCCAAGGTCAAGAAAACCGGTGCCGATATCGGCCTGGCCTTCGACGGTGACGGCGACCGCGTCGGCGTGGTAACCAACACCGGCAGCATCGTCTACCCCGACCGCCTGCTGATGCTGTTTGCCCAGGATGTGCTGTCGCGCAACCCGGGCGCCGAGATCATCTTCGACGTCAAATGCACCCGCCGTCTGACTCCGCTGATCGAACAGCACGGTGGCCGCGCCTTGATGTGGAAAACCGGCCATTCGCTGATCAAGAAAAAGATGAAGCAGACCGGTTCGCTTCTGGCAGGCGAGATGAGCGGTCACATCTTCATCAAGGAACGCTGGTACGGTTTTGACGACGGCATCTACAGCGCAGCGCGCCTGCTGGAGATCCTCAGCAAGACCGAGCAGAGCGCCGAAAACCTGTTTGCCGCCTTCCCGAACGATATTTCCACGCCGGAAATCAATATTGATGTGACCGACGAGGGTAAATTCAGCATCATTGATGCACTGCAACGCGATGCCGACTGGGGCGAAGCCAACCTGACCACCATCGACGGTGTGCGGGTCGACTACGCCCACGGCTGGGGCCTGGTTCGTGCATCCAACACCACGCCGGTGCTGGTGCTGCGTTTCGAGGCCGACAGCGACGCCGAGTTACAACGTATCAAGGATGTTTTCCGCACCCAGTTGCTGCGGGTAGAGCCTGAGCTGCAACTGCCGTTCTGA
- the argB gene encoding acetylglutamate kinase, producing the protein MTLDRDAASHVAEVLSEALPYIRRFVGKTLVIKYGGNAMESEELKTGFARDIVLMKAVGINPVVVHGGGPQIGDLLKRLSIESHFIDGMRVTDSATMDVVEMVLGGQVNKDIVNLINRHGGSAIGLTGKDAELIRARKLTVSRQTPEMTTPEIIDIGHVGEVVSVNTDLLNMLVKGDFIPVIAPIGVGANGESYNINADLVAGKVAEALKAEKLMLLTNIAGLMDKQGQVLTGLTTEQVNELIADGTIYGGMLPKIKCALDAVQGGVNSSHIIDGRVPNAVLLEIFTDSGVGTLITNRKPR; encoded by the coding sequence ATGACCCTCGATCGCGATGCCGCTTCCCATGTAGCCGAGGTTTTGTCCGAAGCACTGCCTTACATTCGCCGCTTTGTCGGCAAGACCCTGGTGATCAAGTACGGCGGCAACGCGATGGAGAGCGAGGAGCTCAAGACGGGCTTCGCCCGTGACATCGTGCTGATGAAGGCTGTGGGCATCAACCCGGTGGTGGTCCACGGCGGTGGCCCGCAGATCGGTGACCTGCTCAAGCGCCTGTCGATCGAAAGCCACTTCATCGACGGCATGCGCGTCACCGATTCGGCGACAATGGACGTTGTCGAGATGGTGCTGGGCGGCCAGGTCAACAAAGACATCGTCAACCTGATCAACCGCCACGGCGGCAGCGCCATCGGCCTGACCGGCAAGGACGCGGAGCTGATTCGCGCCCGCAAGCTGACTGTCAGCCGCCAGACGCCCGAGATGACCACTCCGGAAATTATCGACATCGGCCACGTGGGCGAAGTGGTGAGCGTGAACACCGACCTGCTGAACATGCTGGTGAAGGGCGATTTCATTCCAGTGATCGCGCCGATCGGCGTGGGCGCCAATGGTGAGTCGTACAACATCAACGCCGACCTGGTGGCAGGCAAGGTGGCCGAGGCGTTGAAAGCCGAGAAGCTGATGCTGCTGACCAACATCGCCGGCCTGATGGACAAGCAGGGCCAGGTGCTGACTGGCCTGACCACCGAGCAGGTCAACGAACTGATCGCTGACGGCACCATCTATGGCGGCATGCTGCCGAAGATCAAGTGCGCGCTGGATGCGGTGCAGGGCGGCGTGAACAGCTCGCACATCATCGATGGCCGCGTGCCGAATGCGGTGCTGCTGGAGATTTTCACCGACAGCGGCGTGGGCACCCTGATTACCAACCGCAAGCCACGCTGA
- the pyrE gene encoding orotate phosphoribosyltransferase — MQPYQRDFIRFAIDRGVLRFGEFTLKSGRTSPYFFNAGLFNTGSALAELGRCYAAAIVDSKIPFDVLFGPAYKGIPLAATTAVALADQHQLDVPWCFNRKEAKDHGEGGSLVGAPLAGDVLIIDDVITAGTAIREVMQIINAQQAKAAGVLIALNREERGNGELSAIQEVERDFGIPVVSIVSLTQVLEFLADDPELKQHLPAVEAYRAQYGI; from the coding sequence ATGCAGCCGTATCAGCGCGACTTTATCCGTTTTGCCATCGATCGCGGGGTACTGCGTTTCGGTGAATTCACCCTGAAATCGGGGCGTACCAGCCCGTATTTCTTCAATGCCGGCTTGTTCAACACCGGCTCCGCACTGGCTGAGCTGGGGCGTTGCTACGCCGCCGCCATCGTCGACAGCAAGATCCCGTTCGATGTGCTGTTCGGCCCGGCCTACAAGGGTATCCCTTTGGCGGCGACTACCGCCGTAGCCCTTGCCGATCAGCATCAGCTCGACGTGCCATGGTGCTTCAACCGCAAGGAAGCCAAGGACCATGGCGAAGGTGGCAGCCTGGTCGGCGCGCCGCTGGCCGGTGACGTGCTGATCATCGACGACGTGATTACTGCCGGTACCGCCATTCGCGAGGTCATGCAGATCATTAACGCCCAGCAGGCCAAGGCCGCCGGTGTACTGATCGCGCTGAACCGTGAAGAGCGTGGCAATGGCGAACTGTCGGCGATCCAGGAAGTGGAACGCGACTTCGGTATCCCGGTGGTCAGCATCGTTTCGCTGACCCAGGTGCTGGAGTTCCTGGCTGATGACCCAGAGCTGAAACAGCATCTGCCGGCTGTAGAGGCCTATCGGGCGCAGTACGGGATTTGA
- a CDS encoding exodeoxyribonuclease III produces the protein MRIISVNVNGIQAAAERGLLSWLQAQNADVICLQDTRASAFELDDPAFQLDGYFLYACDAEVPAQGGVALYSRMQPKAVITGLGFETADRYGRYLQADFDKVSIASLLLPSGMNGDEDLNQKFKLMDDFAKYLDKQRRKRREYIYCGSFYVAQQKLDIKNWRDSQQSPGFLAPERAWMDAITGEMGYVDALREVSREGDQYSWWPDNEQAEMLNLGYRFDYQILTPGLRRFVRNARLPRQPRFSQHAPLIVDYDWTLTI, from the coding sequence ATGCGGATCATCAGTGTGAACGTAAATGGCATTCAGGCTGCGGCCGAGCGTGGTTTGCTCAGCTGGCTGCAAGCCCAGAATGCCGACGTCATCTGCCTTCAGGATACCCGCGCCTCGGCCTTTGAACTCGACGACCCAGCTTTCCAGCTCGATGGCTATTTCCTTTATGCCTGCGACGCGGAGGTGCCTGCCCAAGGTGGTGTGGCCCTTTACTCGCGCATGCAGCCCAAGGCAGTCATCACCGGCCTGGGCTTCGAGACAGCCGACCGCTACGGGCGTTACCTGCAAGCAGATTTCGACAAAGTCAGTATTGCCAGCCTGCTGCTGCCTTCGGGCATGAACGGCGACGAAGACTTGAACCAGAAGTTCAAGTTGATGGACGACTTCGCCAAGTACCTGGACAAGCAGCGTCGCAAGCGTCGCGAATACATCTATTGCGGCTCGTTCTACGTGGCGCAGCAGAAGCTCGACATCAAGAACTGGCGTGACAGCCAGCAGTCGCCGGGCTTCCTGGCGCCAGAACGCGCCTGGATGGATGCAATCACTGGCGAGATGGGGTATGTCGATGCCTTGCGCGAAGTCAGCCGTGAAGGTGACCAGTACAGCTGGTGGCCGGACAACGAGCAGGCCGAGATGCTCAACCTGGGGTATCGGTTCGACTACCAGATCCTCACTCCAGGCCTGCGCCGCTTCGTGCGCAACGCCCGCCTGCCGCGTCAGCCACGCTTCTCCCAGCATGCGCCGCTGATCGTCGACTATGACTGGACGCTGACCATCTAA